The Candidatus Bathyarchaeota archaeon genome segment CTTCAATAGTGATTGTACATACGCTATAGATTATCTTACCGCCTTTTTTGACAATTCTTGTTGCTGCCTTTAAGAACTGTTTTTGATAATCGGCTAATGAGTTTATTTCTTTTTCAGAAGTGAAATCATAAAGCTTAGGCGTGATTCCCAATGCACTACATGGAGGATCCACTAGGCATTTATCCGCTTTGATATTGGGTAGATCAATATGAAAATATCGACCATCTTGAACTAATAACTCAACGTTCTTGCATCCCAGTCTCTGTAAAGTTTCACGTGTAGCAGAGATTTTCTTACCATTTCTATCCACAGCTATAATTTTTCCTTCATTCCTCATCAATTGACTTATATGAGAGAGCTTTCCACCTGGAGAACAGGTTAAATCTACAATTAGCTCATTGGGATTAGGATCAAGGACCTTGCTTGTTAATATTGATGGTTTTGATTGCAAATATATTAAGCCCTCCTTATACACTGATGTTTCCCTGAGGTTTGGAACTTTGTAAATTGAGGAAGTGACTTCAATCGCTAACCCTTTTCTAGGTCCTAGAATTTCCCTTTCACTCATACGTGCAATTCCAGATGCTACTGATTGCATATATGGATCGATTATTGCTAATTCATCATTAAGACGAACTCCAGAACATTTTCTAACGCCTGGAGCATAGACATTGATCCCCATCATTGCAGATTCTGCTGTAGGCTTATCGACCATGATTTTCTTATCAGGGAAGGAAATTTCAAATGGGCCTTCAACTGGAAGATATAAAGCCTCGCTGATTACTTCATCTTCTCCCGCTTTAAGATCCATATCCTTAAATCTATTCAAAACCTCTGTTTTTGTTGTCTTTAGAGTGTTGATTCTAACATAATGTTTTTCCCCTGGCTTCTTCAAAGCCTCTAGGACCGGTTCTAACTCTTCTCTGTAAACCCCTTCTAAACAAGAAAGCACGTCTAAGGAGAACTTGTATCTTTCGCTTAATTCTTTCAATAAAGGTCCCTGGTAAATAACAACTCATGCTTATTAATTTGAACAGTATAGTTAAATTATTCTCATAGTTAACTGACAGTAGACTTTGGTGTTGAATCCTTGAAGAGAGTAGGAATTCATCCAAAAGGAGAACTGACAATACAGCCGATACTAGACTTTCTTAAAACTAACGAAAGATCCGATGAGGTTGGTGCTGTAGCTTCTTTTTTTGGATACGTGAAGAAATTTGTGAAAGATAAGGAAGTTGAAGGCTTAGAGCTGGAGGCTTACAAAGAAAAAGCTGAAGAGATCTTTCAAGAGATAGCTGTAGATGTGAGTAAGCGACCAGGTATCATAGATGTTACTATACATCATGTGGTTGGGGAATTGGATATAGGCGATCTGATCTTTGTGGTTATGGTGGCTGGAGTATCAAGGAAGCATGTATTCCCAGCCTTAGTCGAGGCTGTTGAACGGGCGAAGATGGATGCGACTATCTGGAAGAAAGAGGATTTTGTCGACGGTGAATCTCATTGGGTTGAGTATGGTCAAGAGCATTAGTTTTTAAGCGTTTTTTATTTTTATTATATTAATTTGTGTTAACGTGTGCGCTCATATACAACCCTTCCTTTTGATTTCAAAAAGTGAAGGATTACGACTGGGAGTAGGACTCTTAATCTTTAAGAGCATCTGCTAAATATTCAATAGCCATAGAACTTTTATTTATATGCGTTTCCAGTGCAAAATACCGTTCCCCAGCGTAAAAACAGTTAAGATGGGCTTGGATGAGGCGATTCAAGGACAAAGGAGCTCTAAACCTCGATTGCCTTAGCATAGAACGCGTGCGCTAATATAGGCCTAAATTGTTGCTTCCTTCTACAATAACTCTAAAAAATCCAATTGAAGTTAAATTAAAAGTAAGTGATCTTAATATGCAAAAAGAGAAAATATGGTTAACTCAACTTAAGACCAGCATAAATTGGTTTAATAAAAACAAAGTAGAAAGAACTCTGGAAGCTCTTAATGAAAACGGATTTAACTCGGTCTATGCTTCAACAAAAGCAGAAGCTTTGAAAGAAATTCTAGAACTGATCCCTAAAGGTAAAAAAATTGGTGTTGGGGGATCTATGTCCGTGCGAGAAATAGGGTTAGTTGATGCTTTGAATGAACGAGGAGAACAATTGGATGATATATGGTCAAAAAAACACTCGCCTGAAGAGGATCTTGCAATCAGAATGCGACATTTTAGTACTGATGTATTCTTGACTAGTAGTAATGCAATAACTGAAGATGGAAAACTTATCAATATGGATGGACTTGGCAATAGAGTTGCTGCAATGGTATTCGGCCCAAAAAAAGTCATTGTAGTCGCTGGAGTTAATAAGATCGTTAAAGACGTTCACGAAGGAATCGATCGAATAAGAAATGTGGCAGCTCCTATGAATGTTATGCGATTTGAGGGAAAAACACCATGCACGCAAACTGGAAATTGTAACTTAGATGAGTGTAAGCCACCTGATCGACATTGCCATGTTATCAGCATTATTGAAAAGAGACCTATGAAAACAGATACTACTGTTGTTATAATTGGTGAAAAATTAGGTTTCTAATATTAATCCAGATACAGCACCTATAGCTCACACGCTGTCCCAAAATGCCATTAAGTTAATTTAGTCTTCCAAGAATAAACATGCATATCGATTTACGACTTATTCTAAAGTATCCAAGAGTCCTAAATTAAAAGTAGAAAAGGAGGCGAAATTGTGTCAGCAGAAGATAACAAAACACTATACCGTCGTATTGTCGAAGAGGTTTGGAATAGTGGTAACCTAGCAATGGTGGATGAGTTCATCGATACAAACTGCATCTTTCACGCTTTCGATAAGGATTTGAAAGGTCCTGAACAATTTAGACAATATGCAGAAGAGTTACTCAATGTCTTCCCGGACATTCATTTCACAATTGAATATTTGATCGCTGAAAGAGATAGGGTCGTTTCTCACTGGACGGCAACTGGCACCCAGAAAGGTGAATTCATAGAAATCCCTGCCACAAATAAGAACATCAAATTTCAAGGCGCGACTATTCTCCATATTGCAGGAGGGAAAGTGATTGAACTCTGGGCTTATTGGGATCGCCTTAGTGTTATGAAACAGCTCGGTGTTGCTCCACAGCCAGTGCGCGAGCGCTAGAATTTGGAATAGTATACGCTCCGCTATTTATTTGTCAGATTCTGAGTCGAGGTAATAAGATCTATACTAGGTGTTGGATTGAAAGCTACTCAAAATAAGCTCGGAAAGCGAATAAGGCGAATAGAGCCGAGAAAACTAACGCTAATGTGGGCCCAAATGCTGCGGAAGGAGTTAT includes the following:
- a CDS encoding RsmB/NOP family class I SAM-dependent RNA methyltransferase — translated: MKELSERYKFSLDVLSCLEGVYREELEPVLEALKKPGEKHYVRINTLKTTKTEVLNRFKDMDLKAGEDEVISEALYLPVEGPFEISFPDKKIMVDKPTAESAMMGINVYAPGVRKCSGVRLNDELAIIDPYMQSVASGIARMSEREILGPRKGLAIEVTSSIYKVPNLRETSVYKEGLIYLQSKPSILTSKVLDPNPNELIVDLTCSPGGKLSHISQLMRNEGKIIAVDRNGKKISATRETLQRLGCKNVELLVQDGRYFHIDLPNIKADKCLVDPPCSALGITPKLYDFTSEKEINSLADYQKQFLKAATRIVKKGGKIIYSVCTITIEECERIAEFAIKECGLELEEQISYLGSRGLVSEDFPEADLLQRFHPHKDGMGYFIAQFNRK
- a CDS encoding molybdenum cofactor biosynthesis protein MoaE, with the translated sequence MKRVGIHPKGELTIQPILDFLKTNERSDEVGAVASFFGYVKKFVKDKEVEGLELEAYKEKAEEIFQEIAVDVSKRPGIIDVTIHHVVGELDIGDLIFVVMVAGVSRKHVFPALVEAVERAKMDATIWKKEDFVDGESHWVEYGQEH
- a CDS encoding lactate utilization protein — translated: MQKEKIWLTQLKTSINWFNKNKVERTLEALNENGFNSVYASTKAEALKEILELIPKGKKIGVGGSMSVREIGLVDALNERGEQLDDIWSKKHSPEEDLAIRMRHFSTDVFLTSSNAITEDGKLINMDGLGNRVAAMVFGPKKVIVVAGVNKIVKDVHEGIDRIRNVAAPMNVMRFEGKTPCTQTGNCNLDECKPPDRHCHVISIIEKRPMKTDTTVVIIGEKLGF
- a CDS encoding ester cyclase, with the protein product MSAEDNKTLYRRIVEEVWNSGNLAMVDEFIDTNCIFHAFDKDLKGPEQFRQYAEELLNVFPDIHFTIEYLIAERDRVVSHWTATGTQKGEFIEIPATNKNIKFQGATILHIAGGKVIELWAYWDRLSVMKQLGVAPQPVRER